The following are encoded in a window of Planctomycetaceae bacterium genomic DNA:
- a CDS encoding cation-translocating P-type ATPase: MLMIEGNIHGTNSGDQRNCQESVQAECAWCSLPVAGVAPSDPSSNESIYCCYGCRFAHAVTEEKGDEGAIRWTVVRLGIAVFFTMNLMAFTMTMWSLDVYDVKVDPFQQKLFEVFRWLSMLFGLPVLMLLGWPLLQGALASWKQKIYSTDLLVATGVASAFGISVFNVLTGRPNVYFEVGAMVLVAVTLGRWLEATGKQKATEVLDQLSAMLPAKARLLTSDRSRESGREEEVDSASLQVGHHIRVAAGDRFPADGRVVSGHTTVDEQIFTGESRPVGREPGDSVLAGTVNLEGDVIVECSCAFREGSFGRLLKLMQEARAARGPYQKLADRASMWFFPAISLLSLVTLILHWKTDVGQAVQHSLSVLLIACPCALGLATPLAVWTSLSTAIRNQVLFRSGESIERLATAGSVFLDKTGTLTTGQPRVVHVLNRETINQPLFTNPDPAETDFICALLSARSMHPFSKAVTQYLASHSMTPRFALSACGTAAESSQDGITDVIHSVRTFSGRGVEALDQHGHRLRLGSLSFATSGTESPLSALASRNADQLAASVVAFSVDDELLRVFLINESIREEAVEGLSSLYTMGLPVTVLTGDRKTRADALAQELAGHLGKKNAVSILSELRPQDKVAAIQSDRQSQGSTVMIGDGINDAPALAVADVGIAMGCGADVSRESAQVCLLSNDLRRIAWAIQLARLTRRIIRQNLFWAFGYNAVGVVLAVFGLLNPAFAAALMIISSLLVISNSLRLMAFDGSGSIHHA, from the coding sequence ATGCTCATGATTGAAGGCAACATTCACGGAACAAATTCCGGCGACCAACGGAACTGCCAGGAATCTGTTCAGGCCGAATGTGCCTGGTGTTCTTTGCCCGTTGCTGGCGTCGCACCTTCAGATCCGTCTTCCAATGAATCAATCTACTGCTGCTATGGATGCCGATTTGCCCACGCAGTGACCGAGGAAAAAGGGGATGAAGGGGCGATACGCTGGACGGTTGTCCGGCTGGGAATCGCTGTTTTCTTCACGATGAATTTGATGGCGTTCACGATGACCATGTGGTCACTGGACGTTTACGATGTGAAGGTTGACCCTTTCCAGCAGAAGCTTTTCGAAGTTTTTCGATGGCTGAGTATGCTGTTTGGTCTGCCCGTGTTGATGCTGCTTGGCTGGCCTCTTCTGCAGGGGGCCTTAGCCAGCTGGAAACAGAAGATTTATTCCACAGATCTTCTCGTCGCCACAGGGGTCGCTTCAGCCTTTGGTATTTCCGTATTCAATGTGCTGACCGGTCGTCCAAATGTGTATTTTGAAGTCGGCGCAATGGTTCTGGTCGCCGTGACACTTGGAAGATGGCTTGAAGCGACCGGGAAGCAGAAAGCAACTGAAGTTCTGGATCAGCTTTCAGCGATGTTGCCAGCCAAAGCACGGCTTTTGACTTCAGATCGAAGCAGGGAGTCCGGCCGGGAAGAGGAAGTCGATTCTGCGAGTCTTCAGGTCGGTCATCACATCCGAGTGGCCGCAGGGGACCGGTTTCCTGCCGATGGAAGGGTTGTTTCGGGACATACGACCGTTGATGAACAGATTTTTACAGGCGAAAGTCGACCCGTAGGACGAGAGCCTGGAGACTCCGTGCTCGCAGGCACTGTCAATCTTGAAGGCGACGTTATTGTTGAATGCAGTTGCGCATTTCGAGAGGGGTCATTCGGCCGCCTGCTGAAATTGATGCAGGAGGCCCGCGCGGCGCGGGGACCGTACCAGAAACTGGCGGATCGAGCGTCCATGTGGTTCTTTCCGGCCATCAGCCTTTTGTCCCTGGTCACGCTGATTCTGCATTGGAAAACAGACGTTGGTCAGGCTGTTCAGCACAGTCTGAGCGTTCTGCTCATTGCATGCCCCTGTGCTCTGGGGTTGGCTACTCCGCTAGCTGTATGGACCTCTTTAAGCACTGCAATCAGGAACCAGGTGTTGTTCAGGAGTGGCGAATCCATTGAGCGATTAGCGACCGCGGGCTCGGTATTTCTGGATAAGACGGGCACATTGACGACCGGGCAGCCCCGAGTTGTTCACGTCCTGAATCGTGAGACAATCAACCAGCCACTCTTCACAAATCCGGATCCTGCTGAAACAGATTTCATCTGTGCTCTCCTGTCAGCGCGTTCGATGCATCCATTTTCGAAAGCTGTCACACAGTATCTTGCATCTCATTCCATGACGCCGCGTTTCGCATTATCTGCGTGTGGTACCGCTGCAGAAAGTTCACAGGACGGAATCACCGACGTGATTCATTCTGTCCGCACATTCTCAGGCAGGGGCGTTGAGGCTCTTGATCAGCATGGTCACAGACTTCGGCTTGGTAGCCTGTCATTCGCAACATCGGGGACTGAAAGCCCGTTGTCAGCTCTGGCAAGCCGGAATGCTGACCAACTGGCGGCTTCCGTCGTGGCATTTTCAGTCGATGATGAGCTGTTGCGAGTGTTCCTGATCAATGAATCGATTCGTGAAGAAGCTGTCGAGGGGCTCTCCAGTCTGTACACGATGGGACTGCCTGTGACAGTCTTGACCGGAGATCGAAAAACGCGAGCGGATGCATTGGCGCAAGAACTGGCTGGTCACCTGGGGAAGAAGAATGCCGTCAGTATTCTTTCTGAATTACGACCGCAGGACAAAGTCGCCGCCATTCAGTCAGATCGCCAGTCCCAGGGTTCGACCGTGATGATCGGTGACGGAATCAATGATGCTCCTGCGCTGGCGGTTGCCGATGTTGGAATTGCCATGGGTTGCGGCGCTGATGTTTCGCGAGAATCGGCACAGGTCTGCTTGCTGAGTAACGACCTGCGTCG